One window of the Archangium primigenium genome contains the following:
- a CDS encoding response regulator, which yields MISDCFRDPASLPPRLRFLAGGGEATRLILARDWTNHPLGPPQDWPESLKSTLSTVLNSPESMILAWGREALTFFFNETYFPLLGPRLSWAMGSPFHEVWADAWAQARPIIDDAFAGQSQRFNDLPWKLATDRGAADTWFTFSYSRVLDANGDVAGLFIFTNETTARVLADRRLVREMERQRLSLQQMPGFVGLLAGPTHVYEYVNDAYITISGPRQFLGRTVRQVFPELEGQGFYELLDGVYTSGKPFSGQALPIQLAGEREPRYIDLLYQPLRADSGEVVGIFVGGYDVTERVRAQQALAQANNTLEQRIAQALREREKAEEALRQAQKMEAVGQLTGGIAHDFNNMLTGVLGPLELLQHHLAQGRMDRVPRYIEAARSSAQRAAGLTQRLLAFSRRQSLDVRPVDVNALVASMEDMLRRTLGESIGLEVVRHADAWPAMTDHNQLESALLNLAINARDAMPGGGRLTIETTNTRLDEAYVQHVDGLRAGDFVVISVSDTGTGMSEDVIAKAFEPFFTTKPIGAGTGLGLSMIYGFARQSGGHVRIYSELGRGTTLKLYLPRHRGQVVDEQKQTLEVKKAQPGEHVLLVEDDPAVRMLVHDVLTDLGYGVRQAEDGRAALPLLADMERIDLLITDVGLPGLNGRQLAEIARQKLPGLKVLFITGYAERAAVRGEFLDEGMEMLTKPFAIDVLSAKIREMIE from the coding sequence ATGATCTCCGACTGCTTCCGTGACCCCGCTTCGCTCCCGCCTCGGCTGCGCTTCCTCGCCGGCGGGGGTGAGGCCACCCGCCTCATCCTGGCGCGCGACTGGACGAACCATCCCCTCGGCCCGCCGCAGGACTGGCCGGAGAGCTTGAAGTCCACCCTGAGCACCGTGCTCAACTCCCCCGAGTCGATGATTCTCGCGTGGGGACGCGAGGCGCTGACCTTCTTCTTCAACGAGACCTACTTCCCGCTGCTCGGGCCTCGGCTCTCGTGGGCCATGGGCTCGCCCTTCCACGAGGTGTGGGCGGACGCGTGGGCCCAGGCCAGACCCATCATCGACGATGCGTTCGCCGGCCAGAGCCAGCGCTTCAATGACTTGCCGTGGAAGCTCGCCACCGACCGGGGCGCCGCGGACACCTGGTTCACGTTCTCCTACTCGCGCGTCCTCGACGCGAACGGGGACGTCGCCGGGCTGTTCATCTTCACCAACGAGACCACCGCGCGCGTGCTCGCGGATCGGCGCCTCGTGCGGGAGATGGAGCGGCAGCGGCTGAGCCTCCAGCAGATGCCCGGGTTCGTGGGCCTGCTGGCCGGCCCCACCCACGTCTACGAGTACGTGAACGACGCCTACATCACCATCTCCGGCCCGCGCCAGTTCCTCGGCCGGACGGTGCGACAGGTGTTTCCAGAGCTGGAGGGCCAGGGGTTCTACGAGCTGCTGGACGGGGTCTACACCTCGGGCAAGCCCTTCTCCGGTCAGGCCCTCCCCATCCAGCTCGCGGGCGAGCGCGAGCCGCGCTACATCGATCTGCTCTACCAGCCGCTGCGCGCCGACAGCGGCGAGGTCGTGGGCATCTTCGTGGGCGGCTACGACGTCACCGAGCGCGTGCGCGCCCAGCAGGCGCTCGCGCAGGCCAACAACACGCTCGAGCAGCGGATCGCCCAGGCCCTGCGCGAGCGGGAGAAGGCCGAGGAGGCGCTGCGCCAGGCCCAGAAGATGGAGGCGGTGGGGCAGCTCACCGGCGGCATCGCGCACGACTTCAACAACATGCTCACCGGCGTGCTTGGCCCGCTCGAGCTGCTCCAGCACCATCTGGCCCAGGGGCGCATGGACCGGGTCCCGCGCTACATCGAGGCCGCGAGGAGCTCGGCGCAGCGCGCCGCCGGGCTCACCCAGCGCCTGCTCGCGTTCTCGCGGCGGCAGTCGCTCGACGTGAGGCCGGTCGACGTCAACGCGCTCGTCGCGAGCATGGAGGACATGCTCCGGCGCACGCTCGGGGAGAGCATCGGGCTGGAGGTGGTGCGGCACGCGGACGCCTGGCCCGCCATGACCGACCACAACCAGCTGGAGAGCGCGCTGCTCAACCTCGCCATCAACGCGCGGGACGCGATGCCCGGCGGGGGACGCCTCACCATCGAGACGACGAACACGCGCCTGGACGAGGCCTACGTGCAGCACGTCGACGGCCTCCGGGCGGGCGACTTCGTCGTCATCTCCGTGTCGGACACGGGCACGGGCATGAGCGAGGACGTGATCGCCAAGGCCTTCGAGCCCTTCTTCACCACCAAGCCCATCGGCGCGGGCACGGGGCTCGGCCTGTCGATGATCTACGGCTTCGCCCGGCAGTCCGGCGGCCACGTCCGCATCTACTCGGAGCTCGGGCGGGGGACGACCCTCAAGCTGTACCTGCCGCGGCACCGGGGGCAGGTGGTTGACGAGCAGAAGCAGACCCTCGAGGTGAAGAAGGCACAGCCCGGGGAGCATGTCCTGCTGGTGGAGGACGATCCGGCGGTGCGCATGCTCGTCCACGACGTGCTGACGGACCTGGGCTACGGCGTGCGGCAGGCGGAGGACGGACGCGCGGCCCTGCCGTTGCTCGCGGACATGGAGCGCATCGATCTGCTCATCACGGACGTGGGCCTGCCGGGCCTCAACGGGCGCCAGTTGGCGGAGATCGCCCGCCAGAAGCTGCCCGGCCTCAAGGTGCTCTTCATCACCGGCTATGCCGAGCGCGCCGCCGTGCGCGGCGAGTTCCTCGACGAGGGCATGGAGATGCTCACCAAGCCCTTCGCCATCGACGTGCTGTCCGCGAAGATCCGCGAGATGATCGAGTAG
- a CDS encoding sensor histidine kinase produces the protein MLSPGLQYEEDRLCALARHGILDTPAESEYEDIVRLAASLCDVPLALISLVDRERQWFKAQVGLPDVSETARCLSFCTYAIEQTAELFVVEDALQDARFAANPLVLEAPHIRFYAGASIHSEEGYPLGTLCVIDTVPRALSDRQRRDLLALKRQVELLLRLRLRVRQAEARNRQLLESSGDAVFLLDEAGRVLELNPVASRLIGREAREVLGTRLEALALDGERGRVREALGELLAQGSVRALDVGLRSARGERLSLDLTGALQEGTDARRLLVVAQDLTEKRMLERASLQNDRLASLGVLAAGIAHEINNPIAYLLTNMGLLREWMDELEQRLLRLPGPTAHARQFLGEARQVLSESIVGCRRIRDIVRDMRFFSHASDESLESVDVNASLDFALRMAEAQCRGTARLEKACDAALPPVLASESRLTQVFLNLIVNALQAMGSSSPQHNVLRVSSRQEADVVRVDVSDTGHGIPPEVLPRIFDPFFTTKPAGTGTGLGLSISHALVRKMGGELRVSSEPGRGTTFSLLLPRGAAEPSAALAS, from the coding sequence ATGCTCTCCCCTGGCCTTCAGTATGAGGAGGATCGCCTGTGCGCCCTCGCGCGCCACGGCATTCTCGATACGCCCGCCGAGTCCGAGTACGAGGACATCGTGCGTCTGGCGGCCAGTCTGTGTGACGTGCCCCTGGCGCTCATCAGCCTGGTGGATCGCGAGCGGCAATGGTTCAAGGCCCAGGTGGGCCTGCCGGACGTGAGCGAGACGGCGCGCTGTCTGTCCTTCTGCACCTACGCCATCGAGCAGACGGCGGAGCTGTTCGTCGTGGAGGATGCCCTCCAGGACGCGCGCTTCGCCGCCAACCCGCTCGTGCTGGAGGCGCCCCACATCCGCTTCTACGCCGGCGCGTCCATCCACTCCGAGGAGGGCTACCCGCTGGGCACCCTGTGCGTCATCGACACGGTGCCGCGCGCCCTGAGCGACCGGCAGCGGCGGGATCTGCTCGCGCTCAAGCGGCAGGTGGAGCTGCTGCTGCGCTTGCGCCTGCGGGTGCGTCAGGCCGAGGCACGCAACCGCCAGCTCCTGGAGTCCTCGGGCGACGCGGTGTTCCTGCTGGACGAGGCGGGACGGGTGCTGGAGCTCAACCCGGTGGCCTCCCGGCTGATCGGCCGCGAGGCGCGGGAGGTGCTGGGCACGCGCCTGGAGGCGCTCGCGCTCGACGGCGAGCGGGGCCGCGTGCGCGAGGCCCTGGGGGAGCTGCTCGCCCAGGGCTCGGTCCGGGCGCTGGACGTGGGGCTGCGCTCGGCCCGAGGCGAGCGGCTGTCCCTGGACCTCACCGGCGCGCTCCAGGAGGGCACCGACGCCCGGCGCCTGCTCGTGGTGGCGCAGGACCTCACCGAGAAGCGGATGCTGGAGCGCGCGAGCCTGCAGAATGATCGGCTCGCGTCCCTGGGCGTGCTCGCGGCGGGCATCGCCCACGAAATCAACAACCCCATCGCCTACCTGCTCACCAACATGGGCCTGTTGCGCGAGTGGATGGACGAGCTGGAGCAGCGCCTGCTGCGCCTGCCGGGCCCCACGGCCCATGCCCGGCAGTTCCTCGGGGAGGCCCGGCAGGTGCTGAGCGAGTCCATCGTCGGCTGCCGCCGCATCCGCGACATCGTGCGCGACATGCGCTTCTTCTCGCACGCCTCGGACGAGTCGCTCGAGTCGGTGGACGTCAACGCGAGCCTCGACTTCGCGCTGCGCATGGCCGAGGCCCAGTGCCGGGGCACCGCCCGGTTGGAGAAGGCGTGCGACGCGGCGCTGCCGCCCGTGCTCGCCAGCGAGAGCCGGCTGACGCAGGTGTTCCTCAACCTCATCGTCAACGCACTGCAGGCCATGGGCTCCAGCTCGCCCCAGCACAACGTCCTGCGGGTGAGCTCGCGCCAGGAGGCGGACGTCGTCCGCGTGGACGTCTCGGACACGGGCCACGGCATCCCCCCCGAGGTGCTGCCGCGCATCTTCGACCCCTTCTTCACCACCAAGCCCGCTGGCACCGGCACGGGGCTGGGGCTGTCCATCAGCCACGCCCTCGTGCGCAAGATGGGCGGCGAGCTGCGCGTGAGCAGCGAGCCGGGCCGCGGCACCACCTTCTCCCTGCTGCTGCCGCGGGGCGCCGCCGAGCCCTCCGCCGCCCTGGCCTCCTGA